One Kitasatospora sp. NBC_01287 DNA window includes the following coding sequences:
- the coxB gene encoding cytochrome c oxidase subunit II, whose product MSPNGSDRSPRRTMRRKLPQALALGLVIATATGCSANDLPRLGLPSPVTTTGHLVLQMWQGSWIAALVVGVLMWGLIIWSVIFHRRSRTGIEIPPQTRYNVPIEALYTAVPIVIVSVLFYFVARDEAKLTQVSAKPDHIVNVVGFQWSWAFNYENSENPDPTSQLAAYDIGTPSQIPTLWLPVNESVEFRLTSRDVIHDFWPVNFMMKMDVVPGVVNKFEVTPTVIGEYDGKCAELCGVDHSRMLFKVKVVSHDDYVNHLQQLRAEGQAGAVPSGITSMGSESK is encoded by the coding sequence GTGAGTCCCAACGGCTCCGACCGCTCGCCGCGGCGCACGATGCGGCGGAAGCTGCCTCAGGCGCTGGCACTGGGCCTCGTCATCGCGACCGCTACCGGCTGCTCGGCCAATGACCTGCCCAGGCTTGGCCTCCCCAGCCCTGTGACCACGACTGGACACCTCGTCCTTCAGATGTGGCAGGGCTCCTGGATCGCGGCGCTGGTGGTCGGCGTACTGATGTGGGGTCTGATCATCTGGAGCGTGATCTTCCACCGGCGCAGCCGCACCGGCATCGAGATCCCTCCGCAGACCCGGTACAACGTGCCCATCGAGGCGCTCTACACCGCGGTCCCCATCGTCATCGTCTCGGTCCTCTTCTACTTCGTCGCCCGCGACGAGGCGAAGCTGACCCAGGTCTCGGCCAAGCCGGATCACATCGTCAACGTGGTGGGCTTCCAGTGGAGCTGGGCGTTCAACTACGAGAACAGCGAGAACCCGGACCCCACCAGCCAGCTGGCCGCCTACGACATCGGCACGCCGAGCCAGATCCCCACGCTCTGGCTGCCGGTCAACGAGTCGGTCGAGTTCCGCCTCACCTCGCGTGACGTGATCCACGACTTCTGGCCCGTCAACTTCATGATGAAGATGGACGTTGTGCCGGGCGTGGTCAACAAGTTCGAGGTCACCCCCACGGTGATCGGCGAGTACGACGGCAAGTGCGCCGAACTCTGCGGTGTGGACCACTCCCGGATGCTCTTCAAGGTGAAGGTCGTCTCGCACGACGACTACGTCAACCACCTGCAGCAGCTGCGGGCCGAGGGTCAGGCCGGCGCGGTGCCTTCGGGCATCACGAGCATGGGAAGTGAATCGAAGTGA
- the ctaD gene encoding cytochrome c oxidase subunit I encodes MTILNEPAAAGGAPGGTAKAAAPSRERKPGATIIKWLTTTDHKTIGTMYLGTSFAFFLIGGILALVMRAQLAQPDGKILSNEQFNQAFTMHGTIMLLMFATPLFAGFTNWIMPLQIGAPDVAFPRLNMFAYWLYLFGSTIAVGGFLTPQGAADFGWFAYSPLSDAIRSPSVGADMWIMGLAFSGFGTILGAVNFITTVICMRAPGMTMFRMSIFVWNVLLTSVLVLLAFPVLAAALFALEVDRKFGAHIFDPNNGGALLWQHLFWFFGHPEVYIIALPFFGIISEIIPVFSRKPMFGYSGLIAATIGIAGLSVTVWAHHMYVTGQVLLPFFSFMTFLIAVPTGVKFFNWVGTMWKGSLSFETPMLWTIGFLVTFLFGGLTGVLLASPPIDFHVSDSYFVVAHFHYVVFGTVVFAMFAGFHFWWPKMTGKMLDERLGKITFWTLFIGFHTTFLVQHWLGAEGMPRRYASYLPSDGFTTLNTVSSIGSFLLGLSILPFLYNVWKTAKYGEKVEVDDPWGYGRSLEWATSCPPPRHNFLTLPRIRSESPAFDLHHPDIAALDYLELHGHLAKHLEGVVPAEYDRPELTKSKGKKEGDA; translated from the coding sequence GTGACGATCCTCAACGAACCCGCCGCGGCCGGCGGGGCACCTGGGGGCACCGCCAAGGCAGCCGCGCCTTCGCGCGAGCGCAAGCCTGGCGCCACCATCATCAAGTGGCTGACCACCACCGACCACAAGACGATCGGCACGATGTACCTCGGTACCTCGTTCGCGTTCTTCCTGATCGGTGGCATCCTGGCGCTCGTCATGCGCGCCCAGCTGGCCCAGCCCGACGGCAAGATCCTGTCGAACGAGCAGTTCAACCAGGCGTTCACGATGCACGGCACGATCATGCTGCTGATGTTCGCGACGCCGCTGTTCGCGGGCTTCACCAACTGGATCATGCCGCTGCAGATCGGTGCGCCCGACGTCGCCTTCCCGCGACTGAACATGTTCGCCTACTGGCTCTACCTGTTCGGCTCGACCATCGCCGTCGGCGGCTTCCTCACCCCGCAGGGCGCGGCCGACTTCGGCTGGTTCGCCTACTCGCCGCTCTCGGACGCGATCCGGTCGCCCAGCGTCGGCGCCGACATGTGGATCATGGGTCTGGCCTTCTCCGGCTTCGGCACCATCCTCGGCGCGGTCAACTTCATCACGACCGTCATCTGCATGCGCGCCCCCGGCATGACGATGTTCCGGATGTCGATCTTCGTCTGGAACGTCCTGCTCACCTCGGTGCTCGTGCTGCTCGCCTTCCCGGTGCTGGCCGCCGCGCTCTTCGCGCTGGAGGTGGACCGGAAGTTCGGGGCCCATATCTTCGACCCGAACAACGGCGGCGCACTACTCTGGCAACACCTCTTCTGGTTCTTCGGCCACCCTGAGGTGTACATCATCGCGCTGCCGTTCTTCGGCATCATCTCGGAGATCATCCCGGTCTTCTCCCGCAAGCCGATGTTCGGCTACTCGGGTCTGATCGCGGCCACCATCGGCATCGCCGGCCTCTCCGTGACGGTGTGGGCGCACCACATGTACGTCACCGGCCAGGTGCTGCTGCCGTTCTTCTCCTTCATGACCTTCCTGATCGCGGTCCCCACCGGTGTGAAGTTCTTCAACTGGGTCGGGACCATGTGGAAGGGCTCGCTGAGCTTCGAGACGCCGATGCTCTGGACGATCGGCTTCCTGGTCACCTTCCTCTTCGGTGGTCTGACCGGTGTGCTGCTCGCCTCCCCGCCGATCGACTTCCACGTCTCGGACTCGTACTTCGTCGTCGCCCACTTCCACTACGTGGTCTTCGGCACCGTCGTCTTCGCGATGTTCGCCGGCTTCCACTTCTGGTGGCCGAAGATGACCGGCAAGATGCTGGACGAGCGCCTCGGCAAGATCACCTTCTGGACGCTCTTCATCGGCTTCCACACCACCTTCCTGGTGCAGCACTGGCTCGGCGCCGAGGGCATGCCCCGCCGCTACGCCTCGTACCTGCCCTCGGACGGCTTCACCACGCTGAACACCGTCTCCTCCATCGGCTCCTTCCTGCTCGGCCTGTCGATCCTGCCGTTCCTCTACAACGTCTGGAAGACCGCCAAGTACGGGGAGAAGGTCGAGGTCGACGACCCGTGGGGCTACGGCCGCTCGCTCGAGTGGGCCACTTCCTGCCCGCCGCCGCGGCACAACTTCCTCACCCTGCCGCGGATCCGCTCCGAATCCCCGGCGTTCGACCTGCACCACCCGGACATCGCGGCGCTGGACTACCTGGAGCTGCACGGCCACCTGGCCAAGCACCTGGAGGGTGTCGTGCCGGCCGAGTACGACCGTCCCGAGCTGACCAAGAGCAAGGGCAAGAAGGAGGGCGACGCCTGA
- a CDS encoding cytochrome c oxidase subunit 4, translating into MKEQGKIFAGFAAFILIMAVVYGVWTTHSSHGTEAAGTTALFLAFGLCAFIAFYLGFTARRVDLGAGDNPEAEVSDDAGEMGFFAPHSWQPLSLALGGALAFCAVIFGWWLMFWAAPIIAIGLFGWVFEFYRGENQNQ; encoded by the coding sequence ATGAAGGAGCAGGGCAAGATCTTCGCGGGCTTCGCCGCCTTCATCCTGATCATGGCCGTGGTCTACGGGGTGTGGACCACGCACAGCTCCCACGGCACGGAGGCGGCCGGTACCACCGCGCTCTTCCTGGCCTTCGGCCTGTGCGCGTTCATCGCCTTCTACCTGGGCTTCACCGCCCGCCGGGTGGACCTGGGCGCGGGCGACAACCCCGAGGCCGAGGTCTCCGACGACGCCGGCGAGATGGGCTTCTTCGCCCCGCACAGCTGGCAGCCGCTCTCGCTGGCCCTCGGTGGCGCGCTGGCCTTCTGCGCCGTGATCTTCGGCTGGTGGCTGATGTTCTGGGCCGCTCCGATCATCGCCATCGGCCTCTTCGGCTGGGTCTTCGAGTTCTACCGCGGTGAGAACCAGAACCAGTAG
- a CDS encoding Ig-like domain-containing protein translates to MTDADSTKPFTVAAESGDTITDVTLTGPDGRRVAGALDTGGHGWHSTGTLLPGTHYSARIAVADGAGGRGETTTTVSTKAPDALLTAALGPDLGQGTYGVGEPLTVKLSAEVKDPAARGRVESALTVVSTPAVTGAWYWVDGKELHFRPKDYWPADTAVQLSYDAEGRQIDGGLFGGAPAALSFKTGDRVEAIVDAASDEMTFKRNGEVVNSLPVTTGKPGFDTRNGIKVVLGQERVVQMSSETIGIAKGSSESYDLKVEWATRVTWSGEYVHAAPWSVASQGVENVSHGCTGMSTDNAKWFFDQVRVGDIVQVVNSHGHEMEPFGNGFGDWNVSWDDWLKGSALGKPVSTQGPAPAAQAAATLQPQV, encoded by the coding sequence GTGACCGACGCCGACTCGACCAAGCCGTTCACGGTGGCCGCCGAGAGCGGTGACACCATCACCGACGTGACCCTCACCGGTCCGGACGGCCGCCGCGTGGCGGGTGCCCTGGACACGGGTGGGCACGGCTGGCACAGCACCGGCACGCTGCTGCCGGGCACCCACTACAGCGCCCGGATCGCCGTCGCGGACGGCGCGGGCGGGCGCGGCGAGACCACCACCACGGTCAGCACCAAGGCGCCGGACGCACTGCTCACCGCGGCCCTGGGCCCCGACCTCGGCCAGGGCACCTACGGGGTCGGCGAGCCGCTCACGGTCAAGCTCTCCGCCGAGGTCAAGGACCCGGCCGCGCGCGGCCGGGTGGAGAGCGCGCTGACCGTGGTCTCCACGCCCGCGGTGACCGGCGCCTGGTACTGGGTGGACGGCAAGGAGCTGCACTTCCGCCCCAAGGACTACTGGCCTGCCGACACCGCGGTGCAGCTGAGCTACGACGCCGAGGGCCGGCAGATCGACGGCGGCCTCTTCGGCGGGGCGCCCGCCGCGCTCTCCTTCAAGACCGGCGACCGGGTCGAGGCCATCGTGGACGCGGCCAGCGACGAGATGACCTTCAAGCGCAACGGCGAGGTCGTCAACAGCCTCCCGGTGACCACCGGCAAGCCCGGCTTCGACACCCGCAACGGCATCAAGGTGGTGCTCGGCCAGGAGCGGGTGGTGCAGATGAGCAGCGAGACCATCGGTATCGCCAAGGGCAGCAGCGAGAGCTACGACCTCAAGGTCGAGTGGGCGACCCGGGTCACCTGGAGCGGCGAGTACGTCCACGCCGCGCCGTGGTCGGTGGCCTCGCAGGGCGTGGAGAACGTCAGCCACGGCTGCACCGGGATGAGCACCGACAACGCCAAGTGGTTCTTCGACCAGGTCAGGGTCGGGGACATCGTGCAGGTGGTCAACAGCCACGGGCACGAGATGGAGCCGTTCGGCAACGGCTTCGGGGACTGGAACGTCAGCTGGGACGACTGGCTGAAGGGCAGCGCCCTGGGCAAGCCGGTGAGCACCCAGGGACCGGCCCCGGCGGCCCAGGCCGCCGCCACCCTGCAGCCGCAGGTCTGA
- a CDS encoding GntR family transcriptional regulator has translation MQVSIDHAAATAPYEQLRAQIAEQARAGVLPAGLRLPTVRALAEQLGLAANTVARAYRELEADGVVETHGRRGTLVAATGDAAHRLAAGAAGEYAARAHRLGVTRDEALAAVTGALDLVYRDQPR, from the coding sequence GTGCAGGTGAGCATCGACCACGCCGCAGCCACTGCCCCGTACGAGCAGCTGCGCGCGCAGATCGCCGAGCAGGCCAGGGCCGGTGTGCTGCCCGCCGGCCTGCGGCTGCCGACCGTGCGGGCCCTGGCCGAGCAGCTCGGCCTGGCCGCCAACACGGTGGCCCGCGCCTACCGGGAGCTGGAGGCGGACGGTGTGGTGGAGACGCACGGCCGGCGGGGCACCCTGGTGGCCGCCACCGGGGACGCCGCGCACCGCCTGGCGGCCGGCGCGGCCGGCGAGTACGCGGCCCGGGCCCACCGCCTGGGCGTGACGCGCGACGAGGCCCTGGCGGCCGTCACCGGCGCGCTGGACCTCGTCTACCGCGATCAGCCCCGCTGA
- a CDS encoding cytochrome bc complex cytochrome b subunit → MSSASTSGKQAPPASTRAKPANKAEAAADYLDGRLGIYSLAKANLRKIFPDHWSFMLGEICLYTFIIIILTGVYLTLFFKPSMGEVIYSGSYTPLDGIRVSEAYNSTLNISFEVRGGLLIRQIHHWAAIVFVAAMFVHMMRVFFTGAFRKPREINWVFGFLLLFLGFFDGFLGYSLPDDLLSGTGIRFMEGAILAVPLVGTYISFFLFGGQFPGTDIVPRFFTIHVLLIPGIMLGLLVAHLILVFYHKHTQWAGPGKTEKNVVGMPLMPVYMAKAGGFFFLVFGIIAAMSAIASVNPVWAYGPYRPDQVSTDAQPDWYMGFAEGLIRVMPGWEIRAWGHTLNLGVFIPLMLFPLVLFAIAAYPFIENWITGDKREHHILDRPRNAPVRTGLGAAWISLYLVLLAGGGNDLIATHFHLSLNDITYFVRVGSFVVPVVVFFVTKRWCLGLQRRDKEKVLHGRETGVIKRLPHGEFIEVHAQLPQDKLHTLTAHEQYEPLELPAEVDENGVARKVSLATKTRAAISEGMFGEGSQIPKPTADEHKEITSGHGHH, encoded by the coding sequence ATGAGTTCCGCGTCCACCAGCGGGAAGCAGGCCCCGCCGGCCAGCACCCGCGCCAAGCCCGCGAACAAGGCGGAAGCCGCAGCGGACTACCTGGACGGCCGGCTGGGGATCTACTCCCTGGCCAAGGCCAACCTGCGCAAGATCTTCCCGGACCACTGGTCGTTCATGCTCGGTGAGATCTGCCTCTACACCTTCATCATCATCATCCTGACCGGTGTCTACCTCACGCTCTTCTTCAAGCCGAGCATGGGCGAGGTCATCTACAGCGGCTCGTACACGCCGCTGGACGGCATCCGGGTCTCGGAGGCGTACAACTCGACGCTGAACATCAGCTTCGAGGTCCGCGGCGGTCTGCTGATCCGGCAGATCCACCACTGGGCCGCCATCGTCTTCGTCGCCGCGATGTTCGTGCACATGATGCGCGTCTTCTTCACCGGCGCGTTCCGCAAGCCCCGCGAGATCAACTGGGTCTTCGGCTTCCTGCTGCTCTTCCTGGGCTTCTTCGACGGCTTCCTGGGCTACTCGCTCCCGGACGACCTGCTCTCCGGCACCGGTATCCGGTTCATGGAGGGCGCGATCCTGGCCGTCCCGCTGGTCGGCACCTACATCTCGTTCTTCCTCTTCGGCGGGCAGTTCCCCGGCACCGACATCGTGCCGCGGTTCTTCACCATCCACGTGCTGCTGATCCCCGGCATCATGCTCGGCCTGCTGGTCGCGCACCTGATCCTGGTCTTCTACCACAAGCACACCCAGTGGGCGGGCCCGGGCAAGACCGAGAAGAACGTGGTCGGCATGCCCCTCATGCCGGTCTACATGGCCAAGGCCGGCGGCTTCTTCTTCCTGGTCTTCGGCATCATCGCGGCGATGTCCGCGATCGCCTCGGTCAACCCGGTCTGGGCCTACGGCCCGTACCGACCCGACCAGGTCTCCACCGACGCCCAGCCCGACTGGTACATGGGCTTCGCCGAAGGTCTGATCCGCGTCATGCCGGGCTGGGAGATCCGGGCCTGGGGCCACACCCTGAACCTGGGTGTCTTCATCCCGCTGATGCTCTTCCCGCTGGTGCTCTTCGCCATCGCCGCCTACCCGTTCATCGAGAACTGGATCACCGGCGACAAGCGCGAGCACCACATCCTGGACCGGCCGCGCAACGCCCCGGTGCGCACCGGTCTCGGTGCCGCCTGGATCAGCCTCTACCTGGTGCTCCTGGCCGGTGGTGGCAACGACCTGATCGCGACGCACTTCCACCTCTCGCTGAACGACATCACGTACTTCGTGCGGGTGGGCTCGTTCGTCGTCCCGGTGGTGGTCTTCTTCGTGACCAAGCGCTGGTGCCTCGGGCTGCAGCGCCGTGACAAGGAGAAGGTGCTGCACGGTCGCGAGACCGGCGTCATCAAGCGCCTGCCGCACGGCGAGTTCATCGAGGTGCACGCCCAGCTCCCGCAGGACAAGCTGCACACGCTCACCGCGCACGAGCAGTACGAGCCGCTGGAGCTGCCGGCCGAGGTCGACGAGAACGGGGTCGCCCGCAAGGTGAGCCTGGCCACCAAGACCCGGGCCGCGATCTCCGAGGGCATGTTCGGCGAGGGCAGCCAGATCCCCAAGCCGACCGCCGACGAGCACAAGGAGATCACCAGCGGCCACGGCCACCACTGA
- a CDS encoding ubiquinol-cytochrome c reductase iron-sulfur subunit, with translation MSDDKLPAEHAEGHGEVAAADNPFADPGLPAHQVRRTDIDERAAKRAERQVSLLFVVSMLATIGFIASYVSIDPDKIVYIFPLGHVSALNFALGMTLGVALFCIGAGAVHWARTLMSDVEHPAERHAIEADDEVRADVIEQFKTGAGESGFGRRKMIRNTMIGSMALVPLAGVVLLRDLGPLPEKKLDHTGWDEATPAVPIRLINMNTNEGMKPEDIAVGSLTFAKPGPSVLRPEGLQESDDDFQEAIAKDALMLIRIQPEDIKDANSAGLGFQGVLAYSKICTHVGCPISLYEQQTHHALCPCHQSTFDLSDGARVIFGPAGHPLPQLKITTDSLGYLVATGDFSHPVGPSFWERSE, from the coding sequence ATGTCAGACGACAAGCTGCCGGCGGAGCACGCCGAAGGGCACGGCGAGGTAGCCGCTGCCGACAACCCGTTCGCGGACCCGGGCCTGCCGGCCCACCAGGTGCGCCGGACCGACATCGACGAGCGGGCCGCCAAGCGGGCCGAGCGCCAGGTGTCGCTGCTCTTCGTCGTTTCGATGCTGGCCACCATCGGCTTCATCGCCAGCTACGTGAGCATCGACCCGGACAAGATCGTCTACATCTTCCCGCTGGGCCACGTCAGCGCGCTGAACTTCGCGCTGGGCATGACCCTGGGCGTGGCGCTCTTCTGCATCGGCGCCGGCGCCGTGCACTGGGCGCGCACGCTGATGTCGGACGTCGAGCACCCGGCCGAGCGGCACGCGATCGAGGCCGACGACGAGGTCCGCGCGGACGTCATCGAGCAGTTCAAGACCGGCGCCGGCGAGTCCGGCTTCGGCCGCCGCAAGATGATCCGCAACACCATGATCGGCTCGATGGCCCTGGTGCCGCTGGCCGGCGTGGTGCTGCTGCGCGACCTCGGTCCGCTGCCGGAGAAGAAGCTGGACCACACCGGCTGGGACGAGGCCACCCCGGCCGTCCCGATCCGGCTGATCAACATGAACACCAACGAGGGCATGAAGCCGGAGGACATCGCGGTCGGTTCGCTGACCTTCGCGAAGCCGGGCCCCTCGGTCCTGCGCCCCGAAGGCCTGCAGGAGTCCGACGATGACTTCCAGGAGGCCATCGCCAAGGACGCCCTCATGCTGATCCGCATCCAGCCCGAGGACATCAAGGACGCCAACTCCGCCGGGCTGGGCTTCCAGGGCGTGCTCGCGTACTCGAAGATCTGCACCCACGTCGGTTGCCCGATCTCGCTGTACGAGCAGCAGACCCACCACGCGCTCTGCCCCTGCCACCAGTCGACCTTCGACCTGTCGGACGGCGCTCGCGTCATCTTCGGCCCGGCCGGCCACCCGCTGCCGCAGCTGAAGATCACCACTGACTCCCTGGGCTACCTGGTCGCCACCGGGGACTTCAGTCACCCCGTCGGCCCGAGCTTCTGGGAGCGCAGCGAATGA
- a CDS encoding c-type cytochrome → MKKLSARRRHPLAALVVLLFALAATGGLYAAFAPAEAAKADSSAQSLKIDEGKRLFAVGCSSCHGLNGEGSSTGPSLVGVGSAAVDFQVGTGRMPAQQPGAQIPKKKNIYSQDDIDAMAAFVASLGPGPVVPTADQYTSTETDAVAKGGELFRTNCSQCHNFQGAGGALTQGKFAPSLEGVSPKHIFEAMQTGPQNMPSFPDSTMPEKQKQEIVAFVRYQSNEAPNPGGLSLGSLGPVTEGLFGWIFGLGVLIAIAIWVAAHTTKAKKS, encoded by the coding sequence GTGAAAAAGCTCTCCGCACGACGGCGCCACCCGCTGGCGGCGCTGGTCGTCCTACTCTTCGCCCTCGCGGCCACCGGGGGGCTGTACGCCGCGTTCGCGCCAGCCGAGGCGGCCAAGGCCGACAGCTCCGCGCAGTCGCTCAAGATCGACGAGGGCAAGCGGCTCTTCGCCGTCGGGTGCTCCTCGTGCCACGGCCTGAACGGTGAGGGCAGCAGCACCGGCCCGAGCCTGGTGGGCGTGGGTTCCGCCGCGGTCGACTTCCAGGTCGGCACCGGTCGGATGCCCGCCCAGCAGCCGGGCGCGCAGATCCCGAAGAAGAAGAACATCTACAGCCAGGACGACATCGACGCGATGGCCGCCTTCGTCGCCTCGCTCGGTCCCGGTCCGGTGGTCCCCACCGCCGACCAGTACACGTCGACCGAGACCGACGCCGTGGCGAAGGGTGGCGAGCTGTTCCGTACCAACTGCTCGCAGTGCCACAACTTCCAGGGTGCCGGTGGCGCCCTGACACAGGGCAAGTTCGCGCCCTCGCTCGAAGGTGTCAGCCCGAAGCACATCTTCGAGGCCATGCAGACCGGCCCGCAGAACATGCCCTCCTTCCCCGACAGCACCATGCCGGAGAAGCAGAAGCAGGAGATCGTGGCCTTCGTCCGCTACCAGTCGAATGAGGCGCCCAACCCCGGTGGTCTCTCGCTCGGCAGCCTCGGTCCGGTGACCGAAGGCCTGTTCGGCTGGATCTTCGGTCTCGGTGTCCTGATCGCCATCGCGATCTGGGTCGCCGCTCACACCACCAAGGCCAAGAAGTCATGA
- a CDS encoding heme-copper oxidase subunit III, whose translation MSVVATATATETGHAHGSVNRPNMTSVGTIVWLSSELMFFAALFAMYFTARSVKGPGFWAEKAHALNVPFSSVNTTILVLSSLTCQLGVFAAERGDVKKLRSWFSLTFMMGAIFIGGQIYEYTSLVKKDGISLSSDPYGSVFYLTTGFHGLHVTGGLIAFLLVLGRTYAAKRFTHEQATAAIVVSYYWHFVDVVWIGLFATIYLIK comes from the coding sequence ATGTCGGTCGTGGCGACAGCAACAGCAACAGAAACCGGGCACGCACATGGATCGGTCAACCGACCGAACATGACCAGCGTCGGAACCATCGTCTGGCTGAGTTCCGAGCTGATGTTCTTCGCGGCCCTCTTCGCGATGTACTTCACGGCTCGCTCCGTGAAGGGGCCAGGCTTCTGGGCCGAGAAGGCGCATGCCCTCAACGTCCCTTTCTCCTCCGTGAACACCACGATCCTGGTGCTCTCCTCGCTCACCTGCCAGCTCGGCGTCTTCGCCGCCGAGCGCGGTGACGTCAAGAAGCTCCGCTCGTGGTTCTCGCTCACCTTCATGATGGGCGCGATCTTCATCGGCGGTCAGATCTACGAGTACACCAGCCTGGTGAAGAAGGACGGCATCTCGCTCTCCTCCGACCCCTACGGCTCGGTGTTCTACCTGACCACCGGCTTCCACGGGCTCCACGTGACGGGCGGTCTGATCGCCTTCCTGCTGGTGCTGGGGCGGACCTACGCCGCCAAGCGGTTCACGCATGAGCAGGCCACCGCGGCGATCGTCGTGTCCTACTACTGGCACTTCGTCGACGTGGTCTGGATCGGCCTCTTCGCGACCATCTACCTGATCAAGTAG
- the trpD gene encoding anthranilate phosphoribosyltransferase — MVNVNPANGGSDPVQVVRTWPDLLSTLLDGADLSQQDTAWAMDRIMSGEASPVQVAGFMVALRAKGETVAEIAGLVEAMYAHAEPLHIPGPAVDIVGTGGDRAKTVNISTMSAIVAAAAGAKVVKHGNRAASSASGSSDVLERLGIRLDLSARRVAEVAEEVGLTFCFAAKFHPAMRHAAPARRDLGVATAFNILGPLTNPAHVTAHAVGCFDTRLAGLIAGVLAERGSSALVFRGEDGLDELTVCATSRVWVVRQGSVTETVLDPRELGIELVGIEELRGADAEYNAGVARRVLAGERGPVRDAVVLNSAAALVALELTGAPLVEQLAAAMTRTTEAIDSGAAQDTLKRWAEATAR; from the coding sequence ATGGTGAATGTGAACCCTGCGAACGGCGGTAGCGACCCCGTGCAGGTGGTCCGCACCTGGCCCGACCTGCTGAGCACCCTGCTCGACGGAGCCGATCTCTCCCAGCAGGACACCGCCTGGGCGATGGACCGGATCATGAGCGGTGAGGCCAGCCCGGTGCAGGTGGCCGGCTTCATGGTCGCGCTGCGGGCCAAGGGCGAGACGGTGGCGGAGATCGCCGGACTGGTCGAGGCGATGTACGCGCACGCCGAGCCGCTGCACATTCCCGGCCCCGCCGTGGACATCGTCGGCACCGGCGGCGACCGGGCGAAGACCGTCAACATCTCCACCATGTCGGCCATCGTGGCGGCGGCGGCCGGGGCCAAGGTGGTCAAGCACGGCAACCGGGCGGCTTCCTCGGCCAGCGGCTCCTCCGACGTCCTGGAGCGGCTGGGGATCCGGCTGGACCTGAGCGCCCGGCGGGTGGCCGAGGTGGCCGAGGAGGTCGGCCTCACCTTCTGCTTCGCGGCCAAGTTCCATCCGGCGATGCGGCACGCCGCCCCGGCCCGCCGGGACCTCGGGGTGGCCACCGCCTTCAACATCCTGGGGCCGCTGACCAACCCGGCCCACGTCACCGCGCACGCGGTCGGCTGCTTCGACACCCGGCTGGCGGGCCTGATCGCCGGGGTGCTGGCCGAGCGCGGCTCCTCGGCGCTGGTCTTCCGCGGCGAAGACGGGCTGGACGAGCTCACCGTCTGCGCCACCTCACGGGTCTGGGTGGTGCGGCAGGGGAGCGTCACCGAGACCGTGCTCGACCCGCGCGAGCTGGGCATCGAGCTGGTGGGCATCGAGGAGCTGCGCGGCGCGGACGCCGAGTACAACGCGGGCGTGGCGCGGCGGGTGCTGGCCGGCGAGCGCGGTCCGGTGCGCGACGCGGTGGTGCTGAACTCGGCGGCGGCGCTGGTCGCGCTGGAGCTGACCGGGGCACCGCTGGTCGAGCAGTTGGCCGCCGCGATGACCCGCACCACCGAGGCGATCGACTCCGGAGCGGCGCAGGACACGCTCAAGCGCTGGGCCGAGGCCACCGCGCGCTGA